A region of Vigna radiata var. radiata cultivar VC1973A chromosome 10, Vradiata_ver6, whole genome shotgun sequence DNA encodes the following proteins:
- the LOC106774525 gene encoding DUF21 domain-containing protein At4g33700 isoform X3, translating into MEALPIFLDSLVVAWGAVLISVTLILLFGEIIPQSICSRYGLAIGATVAPVVRVLVWICFPVAYPISKLLDYLLGHRHEALFRRAELKTLVNLHGNEAGKGGELTHDETTIIAGALELTEKTASDAMTPITEIFSIDISSKLDRELMNLILEKGHSRVPVYYEETTNIIGLILVKNLLTIDPEEGIPVKSVTIRRIPRVPETMPLYDILNEFQKGHSHMAVVIRNTDKTSQYSSNNNGNVRDVKVDIDGEKTTQQNNNLLKSKRSLQKWKSFPNSNNSNRESYRSRKWSKNMYSDILEIDGNTLPMPPEKEAVGIITMEDVIEELLQEEIFDETDHHFEDS; encoded by the exons ATGGAG GCACTTCCTATCTTTCTTGATAGTCTTGTTGTTGCATGGGGCGCTGTTCTGATTTCAGTAACATTAATTCTCCTGTTTGGTGAG ATTATACCACAATCAATTTGTTCTCGGTATGGTTTAGCAATTGGAGCAACAGTGGCTCCAGTTGTCCGTGTCCTTGTGTGGATATGTTTTCCTGTTGCCTATCCAATTAGCAAG TTGTTGGACTATTTGCTGGGGCATCGACATGAAGCACTTTTCCGTAGAGCTGAATTGAAAACGCTTGTAAATCTGCATGGAAATGAG gcTGGAAAAGGTGGGGAATTGACCCATGATGAAACAACAATCATTGCTGGAGCACTTGAACTCACTGAGAAGACAGCCAGTGACGCCATGACTCCCATAACTGAAATATTTTCCATTGATATTAGTTCAAAGCTTGATAG GGAATTGATGAATCTAATATTGGAGAAAGGGCATAGCAGAGTCCCTGTCTACTACGAGGAGACTACAAACATTATTGGACTTATCTTG GTCAAGAATTTACTGACAATTGACCCAGAAGAAGGAATACCGGTGAAAAGTGTGACCATACGGAGAATACCAAG GGTTCCAGAAACGATGCCACTGTATGATATTTTGAACGAGTTTCAGAAGGGTCATAGCCACATGGCGGTTGTTATCAGAAACACTGACAAGACAAGTCAATACTCGTCTAACAATAATGGCAATG TGAGAGACGTGAAGGTAGATATTGATGGCGAGAAGACAACCCAACAGAATAATAATCTGTTGAAAAGCAAAAGGTCACTCCAAAAGTGGAAGAGCTTTCCAAACTCGAATAATTCGAACAGGGAAAGTTACAGGAGCAGAAAATGGTCAAAAAATATGTACTCAGATATCTTGGAAATAGATGGAAACACACTTCCAATGCCACCAGAAAAAGAAGCTGTTGGAATTATCACCATGGAAGATGTCATTGAAGAGCTTTTACAG GAGGAGATCTTTGATGAGACCGATCATCACTTTGAAGACTCGTGA
- the LOC106774525 gene encoding DUF21 domain-containing protein At4g33700 isoform X2 has translation MAVEYKCCETQFFMRLLIIVLLVLFAGLMSGLTLGLMSLSLVDLEVLAKSGTPQDRKHAAKILPVVRNQHLLLCTLLICNAAAMEALPIFLDSLVVAWGAVLISVTLILLFGELLDYLLGHRHEALFRRAELKTLVNLHGNEAGKGGELTHDETTIIAGALELTEKTASDAMTPITEIFSIDISSKLDRELMNLILEKGHSRVPVYYEETTNIIGLILVKNLLTIDPEEGIPVKSVTIRRIPRVPETMPLYDILNEFQKGHSHMAVVIRNTDKTSQYSSNNNGNVRDVKVDIDGEKTTQQNNNLLKSKRSLQKWKSFPNSNNSNRESYRSRKWSKNMYSDILEIDGNTLPMPPEKEAVGIITMEDVIEELLQEEIFDETDHHFEDS, from the exons ATGGCGGTGGAATACAAGTGCTGTGAAACTCAGTTTTTCATGCGGTTACTGATAATTGTGCTGCTTGTGTTGTTTGCTGGATTGATGTCAGGCCTCACTTTAGGACTCATGTCCTTGAGTCTTGTTGATCTCGAGGTTCTTGCCAAGTCTGGCACCCCTCAAGATCGCAAACATGCCG CGAAGATATTGCCTGTTGTCAGAAATCAACATTTGCTGCTTTGCACCCTTCTAATTTGCAACGCTGCTGCTATGGAG GCACTTCCTATCTTTCTTGATAGTCTTGTTGTTGCATGGGGCGCTGTTCTGATTTCAGTAACATTAATTCTCCTGTTTGGTGAG TTGTTGGACTATTTGCTGGGGCATCGACATGAAGCACTTTTCCGTAGAGCTGAATTGAAAACGCTTGTAAATCTGCATGGAAATGAG gcTGGAAAAGGTGGGGAATTGACCCATGATGAAACAACAATCATTGCTGGAGCACTTGAACTCACTGAGAAGACAGCCAGTGACGCCATGACTCCCATAACTGAAATATTTTCCATTGATATTAGTTCAAAGCTTGATAG GGAATTGATGAATCTAATATTGGAGAAAGGGCATAGCAGAGTCCCTGTCTACTACGAGGAGACTACAAACATTATTGGACTTATCTTG GTCAAGAATTTACTGACAATTGACCCAGAAGAAGGAATACCGGTGAAAAGTGTGACCATACGGAGAATACCAAG GGTTCCAGAAACGATGCCACTGTATGATATTTTGAACGAGTTTCAGAAGGGTCATAGCCACATGGCGGTTGTTATCAGAAACACTGACAAGACAAGTCAATACTCGTCTAACAATAATGGCAATG TGAGAGACGTGAAGGTAGATATTGATGGCGAGAAGACAACCCAACAGAATAATAATCTGTTGAAAAGCAAAAGGTCACTCCAAAAGTGGAAGAGCTTTCCAAACTCGAATAATTCGAACAGGGAAAGTTACAGGAGCAGAAAATGGTCAAAAAATATGTACTCAGATATCTTGGAAATAGATGGAAACACACTTCCAATGCCACCAGAAAAAGAAGCTGTTGGAATTATCACCATGGAAGATGTCATTGAAGAGCTTTTACAG GAGGAGATCTTTGATGAGACCGATCATCACTTTGAAGACTCGTGA
- the LOC106774975 gene encoding uncharacterized protein LOC106774975, with amino-acid sequence MSLSMFKRIEDLELKPTRMMLQLAYRSLKYPYGVVEDVLVKVDKLFPVDFVIMEIEDNVDVPLILGRPFMKTARVLIDVKNRKLKVRVQDEEVGIDVFKTMSHPKDDNACFQVDIIDEVCVMQSKKVCDASPLERVLMDECEVRKIRIAHTLVR; translated from the coding sequence ATGTCGCTTTCTATGTTCAAAAGGATTGAAGACTTGGAACTTAAGCCTACTAGAATGATGCTTCAACTGGCATACAGGTCTCTTAAATACCCTTATGGGGTGGTTGAAGATGTGTTAGTAAAAGTGGATAAATTatttccagtggattttgtcATAATGGAGATAGAGGACAACGTAGATGTGCCTCTCATTCTAGGAAGACCATTCATGAAGACGGCTAGAGTCTTAATTGATGTGAAGAATAGAAAGCTTAAAGTAAgggtgcaagatgaagaggtgggCATTGACGTATTCAAGACCATGTCACACCCTAAGGATGATAATGCATGTTTCCAAGTTGACATTATTGATGAAGTTTGTGTGATGCAAAGTAAGAAGGTGTGTGATGCTTCTCCACTTGAAAGAGTTCTCATGGATGAATGTGAAGTTAGAAAAATTCGCATAGCACACACACTTGTGCGCTGA
- the LOC106774525 gene encoding DUF21 domain-containing protein At4g33700 isoform X1 has protein sequence MAVEYKCCETQFFMRLLIIVLLVLFAGLMSGLTLGLMSLSLVDLEVLAKSGTPQDRKHAAKILPVVRNQHLLLCTLLICNAAAMEALPIFLDSLVVAWGAVLISVTLILLFGEIIPQSICSRYGLAIGATVAPVVRVLVWICFPVAYPISKLLDYLLGHRHEALFRRAELKTLVNLHGNEAGKGGELTHDETTIIAGALELTEKTASDAMTPITEIFSIDISSKLDRELMNLILEKGHSRVPVYYEETTNIIGLILVKNLLTIDPEEGIPVKSVTIRRIPRVPETMPLYDILNEFQKGHSHMAVVIRNTDKTSQYSSNNNGNVRDVKVDIDGEKTTQQNNNLLKSKRSLQKWKSFPNSNNSNRESYRSRKWSKNMYSDILEIDGNTLPMPPEKEAVGIITMEDVIEELLQEEIFDETDHHFEDS, from the exons ATGGCGGTGGAATACAAGTGCTGTGAAACTCAGTTTTTCATGCGGTTACTGATAATTGTGCTGCTTGTGTTGTTTGCTGGATTGATGTCAGGCCTCACTTTAGGACTCATGTCCTTGAGTCTTGTTGATCTCGAGGTTCTTGCCAAGTCTGGCACCCCTCAAGATCGCAAACATGCCG CGAAGATATTGCCTGTTGTCAGAAATCAACATTTGCTGCTTTGCACCCTTCTAATTTGCAACGCTGCTGCTATGGAG GCACTTCCTATCTTTCTTGATAGTCTTGTTGTTGCATGGGGCGCTGTTCTGATTTCAGTAACATTAATTCTCCTGTTTGGTGAG ATTATACCACAATCAATTTGTTCTCGGTATGGTTTAGCAATTGGAGCAACAGTGGCTCCAGTTGTCCGTGTCCTTGTGTGGATATGTTTTCCTGTTGCCTATCCAATTAGCAAG TTGTTGGACTATTTGCTGGGGCATCGACATGAAGCACTTTTCCGTAGAGCTGAATTGAAAACGCTTGTAAATCTGCATGGAAATGAG gcTGGAAAAGGTGGGGAATTGACCCATGATGAAACAACAATCATTGCTGGAGCACTTGAACTCACTGAGAAGACAGCCAGTGACGCCATGACTCCCATAACTGAAATATTTTCCATTGATATTAGTTCAAAGCTTGATAG GGAATTGATGAATCTAATATTGGAGAAAGGGCATAGCAGAGTCCCTGTCTACTACGAGGAGACTACAAACATTATTGGACTTATCTTG GTCAAGAATTTACTGACAATTGACCCAGAAGAAGGAATACCGGTGAAAAGTGTGACCATACGGAGAATACCAAG GGTTCCAGAAACGATGCCACTGTATGATATTTTGAACGAGTTTCAGAAGGGTCATAGCCACATGGCGGTTGTTATCAGAAACACTGACAAGACAAGTCAATACTCGTCTAACAATAATGGCAATG TGAGAGACGTGAAGGTAGATATTGATGGCGAGAAGACAACCCAACAGAATAATAATCTGTTGAAAAGCAAAAGGTCACTCCAAAAGTGGAAGAGCTTTCCAAACTCGAATAATTCGAACAGGGAAAGTTACAGGAGCAGAAAATGGTCAAAAAATATGTACTCAGATATCTTGGAAATAGATGGAAACACACTTCCAATGCCACCAGAAAAAGAAGCTGTTGGAATTATCACCATGGAAGATGTCATTGAAGAGCTTTTACAG GAGGAGATCTTTGATGAGACCGATCATCACTTTGAAGACTCGTGA